The following are encoded in a window of Deinococcus carri genomic DNA:
- a CDS encoding NUDIX domain-containing protein, which produces MTLPPPDGTWSVRPEGLPERASGGAVVLRREGGGWCVAVVVEPGEYRQLPKGGLEPGETHEAALHRELREEAGLARVRLVADLGVLERQNYARTRWQVTRYFLGLTDEVGERPLETGFRLEWPVLKAVPPLFWPEQARLVERVRQNLERGEYGLT; this is translated from the coding sequence ATGACGCTTCCCCCGCCAGACGGCACCTGGTCTGTCCGCCCTGAGGGACTGCCCGAGCGGGCCAGCGGGGGCGCGGTGGTGCTCAGGCGGGAGGGCGGGGGCTGGTGCGTCGCCGTTGTGGTGGAGCCGGGCGAATACCGCCAGCTTCCCAAGGGCGGGCTGGAACCCGGCGAGACGCATGAGGCCGCCCTGCACCGCGAACTGCGCGAGGAGGCGGGGCTGGCGCGGGTGCGGCTGGTGGCCGACCTGGGGGTGCTGGAACGGCAGAACTACGCCCGGACCCGCTGGCAGGTCACGCGCTATTTCCTGGGCCTGACGGACGAGGTGGGGGAGAGGCCGCTGGAAACGGGCTTCCGCCTGGAATGGCCCGTGCTAAAGGCCGTTCCGCCGCTGTTCTGGCCTGAACAGGCGCGGCTGGTGGAGCGTGTACGTCAGAATCTGGAACGGGGCGAGTATGGGTTGACCTGA
- a CDS encoding VOC family protein, which yields MTIPVPATLDHLVIAARTLDEGRAWLEGRLNVPLQPGGEHEQFGTHNALLSLGPDTYLEVIAVNPQAPAPPRPRWFGLDTPEVREELEDGPRLIHWVARVPDLAGLDLTPFGEALDLSRGQNRWTLTVPEDGRLPGGVVPSLIAWHTPPVATRLPDAGVRLERLTLGTPDPDGLRTLLDHLNFAGEVEVREAPQAELSALLVAPDGLVTL from the coding sequence ATGACCATCCCCGTTCCTGCCACGCTCGACCATCTGGTCATCGCCGCCCGCACCCTGGACGAGGGCCGCGCGTGGCTGGAGGGCCGCCTGAATGTGCCCCTCCAGCCCGGCGGCGAACACGAACAGTTCGGCACCCACAACGCGCTGCTGTCGCTGGGGCCGGACACCTATTTGGAGGTCATCGCGGTCAATCCCCAGGCCCCCGCCCCACCGCGCCCCCGCTGGTTCGGCCTGGACACGCCCGAGGTGCGCGAGGAGCTGGAAGACGGCCCCCGCCTGATTCACTGGGTCGCGCGCGTGCCGGACCTCGCGGGCCTCGACCTCACGCCCTTCGGGGAGGCCCTGGACCTGTCACGCGGTCAGAACCGCTGGACGCTGACCGTGCCGGAGGACGGGCGGTTGCCGGGCGGCGTGGTCCCCAGTCTGATTGCCTGGCACACGCCGCCCGTGGCCACGCGCCTCCCCGACGCGGGGGTGCGTCTCGAACGCCTGACCCTGGGCACCCCCGACCCCGATGGGCTGCGGACCCTGCTGGACCACCTGAACTTCGCGGGTGAGGTGGAGGTGCGGGAAGCGCCCCAGGCCGAGCTGTCGGCCCTGCTGGTGGCACCGGACGGGCTGGTCACACTGTGA